ATACTCAATTCGATGGAATTGTTTGATCTTAAAGGGGACCCTCTATAATTTCGCACGTGAGGAGTTATTTCTTGGTTTCGTCCAGTCATTAATAACttgattatttttagataatagTAGATAGAAACAACGCTCGTAAGGAGTCCTATTGAAACCAAGAAATATAGGCCTGCCTGCCATCCACACCAGAATAAATGAAGTTTCCCGAAAAAACCTGCTAGTGGAGGAAGACCTCCTAAGGATAAGAGACATAGGGCTAAAGAGAGAGCCAAAAAAGGATCTTTCGTGTATAATCCTGCATAATCTCGAATGTTATCAGTTCCGGTACGTAGACCAAATAATACAATGCAAGCAAAAGTTCCTAGATTCATGGAGATATAGAACAGCATATAAGTTATCATGCTTGCATATCCACCATTTGAGTCTCCAACAATTATTCCAATAATAACATATCCGATTTGACCTATGGACGAATACGCAAGCATACGTTTCATGCTTGTTTGGGTAATAGCAATGAGATTCCCCAATATCATGCTAAGAATAGCTAGGATTTCCAGAAGAAGATGCCATTCGTTTGATgagaaataaaaaggaatatcGAAAATTCGAGTGGCTGAAGCTGAAGCAGCTACTTTCGGAGTAACAGAAAGAAAAGCAACGACTGGAGTGGGAGAGTCAGAGTCGAAAAGAGGATTCCTCACTTCTTTCTCTCATTCAAAACCGTGCATGAGACTTTCATCTCGCACGGCTCCTAagtgataaaagaaagaagaactcattctttcttttttgattACCTTCCTCGCGTA
The genomic region above belongs to Arachis stenosperma cultivar V10309 chromosome 5, arast.V10309.gnm1.PFL2, whole genome shotgun sequence and contains:
- the LOC130979042 gene encoding NAD(P)H-quinone oxidoreductase subunit 2 A, chloroplastic-like, which gives rise to MILGNLIAITQTSMKRMLAYSSIGQIGYVIIGIIVGDSNGGYASMITYMLFYISMNLGTFACIVLFGLRTGTDNIRDYAGLYTKDPFLALSLALCLLSLGGLPPLAGFFGKLHLFWCGWQAGLYFLVSIGLLTSVVSIYYYLKIIKLLMTGRNQEITPHVRNYRGSPLRSNNSIELSMIVCVIASTIPGISMNPIIEIAQDTLF